A single genomic interval of Litoreibacter ponti harbors:
- a CDS encoding phosphoserine transaminase, with amino-acid sequence MSTTAPATRPVNPRFSSGPCAKPPTFTLEKLADAPLGRSHRAAIGKEKLKAAIETTREILGIPADYKIGIVPASDTGAYEMAMWNLLGERPVEMLAWESFGSGWVTDAVKQLKIDAKVTTADYGEIVDFAQVNFDHDVCFTWNGTTSGVRVPSKDSIPAERAGLTLCDATSAAFAMDLPWDRLDATTFSWQKVLGGEGAHGILILSPRAVERLESYAPSWPLPKIFRLTKGGELIDGIFSGATINTPSMLCVEDYLFALDWAKSVGGLQGMIARADANTAAITAFVEAHDWIDFLATDPATRSNTSVCLKFSDDRITDGAAFAKAIAKRLEAENVALDIGAYRDAPPGLRIWCGATVETSDIEAMLPWLAYAFETEINA; translated from the coding sequence ATGAGCACCACTGCTCCGGCCACGCGGCCGGTTAATCCGCGTTTTTCCAGTGGCCCCTGTGCCAAACCCCCGACATTCACTCTCGAAAAGCTGGCTGACGCGCCTTTGGGTCGCTCGCACCGTGCCGCCATCGGTAAGGAAAAGCTAAAGGCCGCGATCGAGACGACCCGCGAGATCCTTGGTATTCCCGCCGACTACAAGATCGGCATCGTGCCGGCGTCCGACACTGGTGCCTATGAGATGGCCATGTGGAACCTGCTGGGAGAGCGCCCAGTGGAGATGCTCGCATGGGAAAGCTTCGGCTCCGGCTGGGTGACCGACGCGGTCAAGCAGCTGAAGATCGACGCCAAGGTCACGACCGCTGATTACGGCGAGATCGTCGACTTCGCCCAAGTCAATTTCGACCACGATGTGTGCTTCACATGGAACGGCACGACTTCGGGTGTTCGGGTGCCGTCAAAAGACTCTATTCCTGCCGAACGGGCCGGTTTGACGCTCTGCGATGCAACATCGGCCGCATTCGCGATGGACCTGCCTTGGGACCGTTTGGATGCCACTACGTTCAGCTGGCAAAAGGTGCTGGGCGGCGAAGGTGCGCATGGTATCCTGATCCTGTCACCCCGAGCGGTGGAGCGTCTGGAAAGCTACGCGCCATCATGGCCGTTGCCGAAGATCTTCCGCCTGACAAAGGGCGGCGAGCTGATCGACGGCATCTTCTCCGGCGCGACGATCAACACGCCCTCCATGCTGTGTGTCGAGGATTACCTGTTCGCGCTCGATTGGGCGAAGTCCGTGGGTGGCCTGCAAGGCATGATCGCCCGGGCCGACGCCAACACGGCGGCGATCACCGCCTTCGTCGAAGCGCATGATTGGATCGATTTTCTGGCAACGGACCCGGCGACCCGCTCGAACACCTCTGTCTGTCTGAAGTTCAGCGACGACCGCATCACCGACGGCGCGGCTTTCGCCAAAGCCATCGCCAAGCGGCTCGAGGCAGAGAATGTCGCGCTCGATATCGGTGCCTACCGCGATGCCCCTCCGGGCCTTCGGATCTGGTGCGGCGCCACGGTCGAGACCTCCGACATCGAGGCGATGCTGCCTTGGCTCGCCTACGCGTTCGAGACCGAAATCAACGCCTGA
- the serB gene encoding phosphoserine phosphatase SerB produces the protein MFVATLLTAPSTPVLEGALIESLRNAWGGGEGNWLMPDVAAEFAIERRPDNFETVWADLQNMQIDLVVQPFEGRRKKMLLADMDSTMIQQECIDELAAEAGVGERVADITARAMNGELNFEAALMERVGLLKGLDCGVIDTVLNSRITYMPGGKTLLATMKANGAHAALVSGGFTAFTAAVSAELGFDENRANTLIVADGKLTGEVGLPILGRDAKVAALEQISARLGISEADVIAVGDGANDLGMLQRAGAGVALHAKPSVQEQAQIRVNHGDLTALLFLQGYASSEFV, from the coding sequence ATGTTCGTCGCCACGCTGCTGACCGCCCCGTCCACTCCGGTCTTGGAGGGCGCGCTGATCGAGTCCCTGCGCAACGCCTGGGGTGGCGGCGAAGGCAACTGGCTGATGCCAGATGTGGCGGCCGAGTTCGCGATAGAGCGGCGTCCCGACAATTTTGAGACGGTCTGGGCAGACCTGCAAAACATGCAGATCGATCTTGTCGTGCAACCGTTCGAAGGTCGCCGCAAGAAGATGCTGCTGGCCGATATGGACAGCACAATGATCCAGCAGGAGTGTATCGACGAGCTTGCCGCTGAGGCAGGTGTGGGTGAGCGCGTAGCCGATATAACCGCCCGCGCAATGAATGGAGAGCTGAATTTTGAAGCTGCCCTGATGGAACGTGTCGGGCTGCTGAAAGGGCTCGATTGCGGTGTGATAGATACTGTTTTGAACTCTCGGATCACCTACATGCCCGGCGGAAAGACGCTTCTAGCGACGATGAAGGCGAACGGCGCTCACGCCGCGTTGGTCTCTGGCGGGTTCACGGCGTTCACGGCCGCTGTCTCCGCCGAATTGGGCTTCGACGAGAACCGGGCGAACACGTTGATTGTCGCGGACGGGAAATTGACCGGAGAGGTCGGCTTGCCGATCCTCGGGCGCGACGCCAAGGTCGCGGCGCTCGAACAAATCAGCGCTCGGCTAGGCATCTCGGAGGCGGATGTCATTGCAGTGGGCGACGGGGCGAATGATCTGGGCATGCTGCAGCGTGCCGGCGCGGGCGTTGCGCTTCATGCGAAGCCATCGGTGCAAGAGCAGGCCCAAATCCGGGTTAACCACGGCGATCTGACGGCCCTGCTCTTTCTACAGGGATACGCGTCATCCGAATTTGTTTGA
- the serA gene encoding phosphoglycerate dehydrogenase, protein MAPKVLVSDKLSETAVQIFRDRGIDVDFMPELGKDKEKLLSIIGQYDGLAIRSATKATEKLIAAADNLKVIGRAGIGVDNVDIPAASKKGIIVMNTPFGNMITTAEHAIAMMFAVARQIPEASASTHAGKWEKSKFMGVELTGKTLGVIGAGNIGGIVCERGVGLKMKVIAYDPFLSEERAEKLNVTKVELDELFQRSDFITLHVPATDKTRGMISAENIAKMKKGVRIVNCARGGLVDETALAEALKSGHVAGAAFDVFAVEPATESPLFNLPNVVVTPHLGAATTEAQENVALQVAEQMSDYLLTGAVSNALNMPSVTAEEAKVMGPWVKLAEHLGAFIGQMTNEVMKEIQITYNGTVSSMNLEALNCAGIAGIMKATNPDVNMVSAPVIAKERGVKISTTTQDKSGVFDGYIKMNVVTDQRERSIAGTVFSDGKPRFIQIKGINIDAEIGRYMVYTTNNDMPGIIGTLGQAMGKHNVNIANFTLGREGAGKEAIALLYVDDPVPGPILKELEATGMFQQVKALEFEVA, encoded by the coding sequence ATGGCCCCCAAAGTACTCGTCTCCGACAAGCTGTCTGAAACCGCCGTCCAGATCTTCCGTGACCGCGGCATCGACGTCGACTTCATGCCCGAGCTGGGCAAAGACAAAGAGAAACTGCTGTCGATCATTGGCCAATATGACGGCCTTGCCATCCGCTCGGCCACCAAAGCGACCGAGAAACTGATCGCCGCCGCCGACAACCTGAAAGTCATCGGCCGCGCCGGCATCGGTGTCGACAACGTCGACATTCCCGCCGCATCGAAGAAGGGCATCATCGTGATGAACACCCCCTTCGGTAATATGATCACCACCGCCGAGCATGCCATCGCGATGATGTTCGCCGTGGCCCGGCAGATCCCCGAGGCGTCCGCCTCGACCCATGCGGGCAAGTGGGAGAAGTCGAAATTCATGGGGGTCGAGTTGACCGGCAAGACCCTTGGTGTGATCGGTGCGGGCAACATTGGCGGCATCGTCTGCGAGCGCGGTGTGGGTCTGAAGATGAAGGTCATCGCCTATGATCCCTTCCTCTCTGAGGAGCGTGCCGAGAAGCTGAACGTCACCAAGGTGGAGCTGGACGAGCTGTTCCAACGCTCTGATTTCATTACGCTTCATGTGCCTGCTACGGACAAGACCCGCGGCATGATCTCTGCCGAGAACATCGCGAAGATGAAAAAGGGCGTGCGTATCGTGAACTGCGCCCGTGGTGGGCTGGTTGACGAAACCGCGCTGGCAGAGGCGCTGAAATCCGGCCATGTCGCAGGCGCAGCCTTTGACGTGTTCGCGGTAGAGCCCGCAACCGAGTCGCCGCTGTTCAACTTGCCCAATGTCGTCGTGACCCCGCATCTCGGCGCTGCCACGACCGAGGCTCAGGAAAACGTTGCCCTGCAAGTGGCGGAGCAGATGTCGGACTACCTTCTGACCGGGGCAGTTTCAAACGCGCTAAACATGCCTTCCGTGACCGCCGAAGAGGCGAAGGTCATGGGCCCGTGGGTGAAGCTGGCAGAACACCTTGGCGCCTTCATTGGTCAGATGACCAACGAGGTGATGAAGGAAATCCAGATCACGTATAACGGCACGGTCTCTTCCATGAACCTGGAGGCGCTCAACTGTGCGGGCATCGCCGGGATCATGAAAGCCACGAACCCAGACGTGAATATGGTCTCCGCCCCCGTGATTGCGAAAGAGCGCGGCGTGAAGATCTCGACCACGACCCAGGACAAATCGGGCGTGTTCGACGGCTACATCAAGATGAATGTGGTGACCGACCAGCGCGAGCGCTCGATTGCGGGCACGGTCTTCTCTGACGGCAAGCCGCGCTTCATCCAGATCAAGGGTATCAATATCGACGCCGAGATCGGGCGTTACATGGTCTACACAACCAACAACGATATGCCGGGCATCATTGGTACGCTTGGCCAGGCCATGGGCAAGCACAATGTCAACATCGCGAACTTCACCCTCGGCCGCGAAGGCGCGGGCAAAGAGGCAATCGCGCTGCTCTATGTCGACGATCCGGTGCCAGGTCCGATCCTGAAAGAACTGGAGGCCACCGGCATGTTCCAGCAGGTCAAAGCGCTTGAATTTGAAGTAGCCTGA